Proteins encoded in a region of the Ancylobacter sp. SL191 genome:
- a CDS encoding carbohydrate-binding family V/XII, protein MPIRHARIALLLAASTLGVVPALAQQPAGQPTAPPAAAAQDSAVPATLAWPRSFDLGDQMIQLYQPLVEQFDGNTLTGRAAVAIGPKTGTPTYGIAHFTAHVTIDKPARLAQLNNIAVTKVDVPTDPSQDVTLMSALQSHLPPEGMTVALDHLLTSYAASKEITKDMTQPVENTPPRVLFADKPTILVLVAGDPVLRPVDGAAGFQRVINTHPLILVDANGGYHLQAAGAWYAAKAITGPWALDTRPDASVQAAGSMANYAEAAQSLLPASGQPPKVPPAIVVSTQPAELVITDGAPQMVPVNGTALLRVGNADHAIILDPTSNQYYILISGRWFRAAGLNGPWSFVPGASLPADFKKIAPTDPAANALVAVPGTPQAKEAAIAATIPQTATIARNTQLTVQYDGGAPRFVPIKGTRLSYAENTRTPVIMVDPTRYYALFKAAWFVAGAPEGPWFVTATVPAAIYTIPPSSPLHYVTYVKVYAATPDVVTVGYTPGYLGVVLSPDNTVVYGTGYDCIGYVGSFWYGCPATYGYNAAFAWTTGFAFGFAAGYPWGAWGPAWGPYWGPGPWGGPWAGVNVNQTNIYGQWGANATITHAYGYNPWTGTQGVANAVNGVTANGTAFQGRSGAAFNPWTGNYAAGREGSFFNPNTGAEGAARAGVVGNVDSGNFAAGRQSAAYNPTTGFGHASESGVAVNNGQVSADSRGIVGNTKTGNAVAWNNGNVYTDHDGSIHQYDPASGWQNHTANGWQSDSDASQIDRLNQQRSFQQFGNDRVDSIARAGGFQNAGADYGRSFGGGDYGGFRGGGDFGGGFRGGMGGFGGGFRR, encoded by the coding sequence ATGCCCATCCGCCACGCCCGCATCGCCCTTCTGCTCGCCGCAAGCACACTCGGCGTCGTGCCGGCCCTTGCCCAGCAGCCGGCGGGCCAGCCCACCGCGCCGCCGGCCGCTGCCGCGCAAGATTCCGCTGTGCCCGCGACGCTGGCCTGGCCGCGCAGCTTCGATCTCGGCGACCAGATGATTCAGCTCTATCAGCCTCTGGTCGAGCAGTTTGACGGCAATACGCTCACCGGCCGCGCCGCCGTCGCCATCGGGCCGAAGACCGGCACGCCGACCTATGGCATCGCTCATTTCACCGCGCATGTGACGATCGACAAGCCGGCGCGCCTTGCCCAGCTCAACAACATCGCCGTCACCAAGGTGGACGTCCCGACCGACCCGTCGCAGGACGTGACGCTGATGAGCGCGCTGCAGTCGCACCTGCCGCCCGAAGGCATGACGGTCGCGCTCGACCATCTTCTCACCAGCTACGCCGCGTCCAAGGAGATCACCAAGGACATGACGCAGCCGGTCGAGAACACGCCGCCGCGCGTGCTGTTCGCCGACAAGCCGACCATTCTCGTGCTGGTGGCCGGCGATCCGGTCCTGCGCCCCGTTGATGGCGCGGCCGGCTTCCAGCGGGTGATCAACACCCATCCGCTGATCCTTGTCGACGCCAACGGCGGCTATCACCTGCAGGCGGCCGGCGCCTGGTACGCGGCCAAGGCCATTACCGGGCCGTGGGCGCTCGACACCCGTCCCGACGCGTCGGTCCAGGCAGCGGGTAGCATGGCGAATTATGCCGAGGCCGCCCAGTCGCTGCTGCCGGCCAGCGGCCAGCCGCCGAAGGTGCCGCCGGCCATCGTCGTCTCCACCCAGCCGGCCGAGCTCGTCATCACCGACGGCGCCCCGCAGATGGTGCCGGTGAACGGCACGGCGCTGCTGCGCGTCGGCAATGCCGACCACGCCATCATTCTCGATCCGACGAGCAACCAGTATTACATCCTGATCTCCGGCCGCTGGTTCCGCGCCGCCGGGCTGAACGGCCCGTGGAGTTTCGTGCCCGGCGCCAGCCTGCCGGCGGACTTCAAGAAGATCGCCCCGACCGACCCGGCGGCGAACGCGCTGGTCGCCGTGCCCGGCACGCCGCAGGCGAAGGAAGCGGCCATCGCCGCCACCATCCCGCAGACCGCGACCATCGCGCGCAACACCCAGCTCACCGTGCAGTATGACGGCGGGGCACCGCGCTTCGTGCCGATCAAGGGCACGCGGCTGTCCTATGCGGAGAACACCCGCACCCCGGTCATCATGGTCGACCCGACGCGCTATTATGCGCTGTTCAAGGCGGCCTGGTTCGTCGCGGGTGCGCCGGAGGGCCCGTGGTTCGTGACCGCGACGGTACCGGCGGCGATCTACACCATCCCGCCCTCGTCGCCGCTGCATTATGTGACCTATGTGAAGGTCTATGCCGCGACCCCCGATGTGGTGACGGTCGGCTACACGCCGGGCTATCTCGGCGTGGTGCTCTCGCCCGACAACACGGTGGTCTATGGCACCGGCTATGACTGCATCGGCTATGTCGGCAGCTTCTGGTATGGCTGCCCGGCGACCTATGGCTACAATGCCGCATTCGCCTGGACGACCGGCTTCGCCTTCGGCTTCGCGGCGGGCTATCCGTGGGGTGCGTGGGGCCCGGCCTGGGGGCCCTATTGGGGCCCCGGTCCGTGGGGTGGGCCCTGGGCGGGTGTGAACGTCAACCAGACCAACATCTATGGCCAGTGGGGCGCCAACGCCACCATCACCCATGCCTATGGCTATAACCCGTGGACCGGGACGCAGGGCGTCGCCAACGCGGTGAACGGCGTGACGGCCAATGGCACCGCCTTCCAGGGCCGCTCGGGCGCCGCCTTCAACCCGTGGACCGGAAACTATGCGGCCGGGCGCGAGGGCTCGTTCTTCAACCCCAATACGGGTGCGGAGGGCGCGGCGCGGGCGGGCGTGGTCGGCAATGTCGACAGCGGCAATTTCGCCGCCGGTCGGCAGTCCGCCGCCTATAACCCGACCACTGGCTTCGGCCATGCCTCGGAGAGCGGTGTGGCGGTCAATAACGGGCAGGTCAGCGCCGACAGCCGCGGCATCGTTGGCAACACCAAGACCGGCAATGCGGTCGCCTGGAACAACGGCAACGTCTATACCGACCATGATGGCAGCATCCATCAGTACGACCCGGCGAGCGGCTGGCAGAACCACACCGCCAATGGCTGGCAGTCGGACAGCGACGCGTCGCAGATCGACCGGCTGAACCAGCAGCGCAGCTTCCAGCAGTTCGGCAATGACCGGGTGGACAGCATCGCCCGCGCCGGTGGCTTCCAGAATGCCGGTGCCGATTACGGCCGCTCCTTTGGCGGCGGCGATTACGGCGGCTTCCGTGGCGGCGGGGACTTCGGCGGTGGATTCCGGGGTGGCATGGGCGGCTTTGGCGGTGGCTTCCGCCGTTGA
- the pstB gene encoding phosphate ABC transporter ATP-binding protein PstB, which produces MCHVGFSFGHKPALTDVSLPIHANRITALIGPSGCGKSTLLRVLNRMADLYEEQHVTGSVLLDGTDILAPGTDVLTLRRRVGMVTQKPAPFPMSIYDNVAIGLRLNEELSATDLDVRVEDALRRAALWDEVHHLLDHDALSLSGGQQQRLCLARTMAVRPEVILLDEPCSALDPISTAKIETTIETLKADSTIVIVTHNLQQAARLSDYTAFLYLGELIEFGTTEQIFAAPRDERTARYVTGRMG; this is translated from the coding sequence ATCTGTCATGTCGGCTTTTCATTCGGCCACAAGCCGGCTTTGACGGATGTTTCCCTACCCATTCACGCCAATCGCATCACCGCGCTGATCGGTCCGTCCGGCTGTGGCAAGTCCACCTTGCTGCGCGTGCTGAACCGTATGGCCGACCTCTATGAGGAGCAGCATGTGACGGGATCGGTCCTGCTCGATGGAACCGATATCCTCGCACCGGGCACGGACGTGCTCACCCTGCGTCGGCGCGTCGGCATGGTCACGCAGAAGCCAGCGCCCTTCCCGATGTCGATCTACGACAATGTCGCCATCGGCCTGCGCCTCAACGAGGAACTCTCCGCCACCGACCTCGATGTGCGGGTGGAGGACGCGTTGCGCCGCGCCGCACTGTGGGACGAGGTCCATCATCTTCTCGACCATGATGCGCTCAGCCTGTCGGGTGGGCAGCAGCAGCGCCTCTGCCTCGCGCGCACCATGGCGGTGCGGCCCGAGGTCATTCTTCTCGACGAGCCCTGTTCAGCACTCGATCCCATTTCAACCGCCAAGATCGAAACCACCATCGAGACGCTGAAAGCCGACAGCACCATCGTGATCGTCACGCACAATCTGCAGCAGGCCGCCCGCCTGTCGGACTACACGGCATTTCTGTATCTTGGCGAGCTGATCGAATTCGGCACGACCGAGCAGATCTTCGCGGCGCCGCGCGACGAACGCACCGCCCGCTATGTGACGGGCCGCATGGGCTGA
- a CDS encoding class I fructose-bisphosphate aldolase produces MTASLEEVAYKLAAGGKGILAADESSSTIKKRFDAIGVESTFENRRDYREMLFRSDEAMTKYISGVILFDETIRQKAADGTPLTELIAKAGSIPGIKVDAGARPQPGCPGETITEGLDGLGERFKEYYDLGARFAKWRAVIDIGPHIPSYTSILANAQALARYAALAQAAGIVPIVEPEVLMDGDHDIDRCYEVTEWVLKEVFQQLFYGRVKLEGTVLKPNMVIAGKKSGKQASVEEVAEKTVRCLKNCVPTAIPSVAFLSGGQSDEEATAHLDAMIRGGGLPWNLTFSYGRALQAAPQKAWSGKPENIAAGQAAFTHRAKMNYLAALGQWTPEIEQKKAA; encoded by the coding sequence ATGACGGCTAGCCTCGAAGAGGTCGCGTACAAACTGGCAGCAGGTGGCAAGGGGATCCTCGCCGCCGACGAAAGCTCGAGCACCATCAAGAAGCGTTTCGACGCGATCGGGGTCGAATCGACCTTTGAGAACCGTCGCGACTATCGCGAGATGCTGTTCCGCTCCGACGAGGCGATGACGAAGTACATTTCCGGCGTCATCCTGTTCGACGAGACGATCCGCCAGAAGGCGGCGGACGGCACGCCGCTGACCGAACTGATCGCGAAGGCCGGCTCCATCCCCGGCATCAAGGTCGATGCCGGCGCGCGGCCCCAGCCCGGTTGCCCCGGCGAGACCATCACCGAGGGTCTCGACGGCCTCGGCGAGCGCTTCAAGGAATATTACGACCTCGGCGCGCGCTTCGCGAAGTGGCGCGCGGTGATCGATATCGGGCCGCACATCCCGAGCTACACCTCGATCCTCGCCAATGCCCAGGCCCTCGCCCGCTATGCGGCGCTGGCCCAGGCCGCCGGCATCGTGCCGATCGTCGAGCCGGAAGTCCTGATGGACGGCGACCACGACATCGACCGCTGCTACGAGGTCACCGAGTGGGTGCTGAAGGAGGTCTTCCAGCAGCTCTTCTACGGCCGCGTGAAGCTCGAAGGCACCGTGCTGAAGCCGAACATGGTCATCGCCGGCAAGAAGTCGGGCAAGCAGGCCTCGGTCGAGGAAGTGGCGGAAAAGACCGTGCGCTGCCTCAAGAACTGCGTGCCGACCGCCATTCCGAGCGTCGCCTTCCTGTCGGGCGGCCAGTCGGACGAGGAAGCCACCGCCCATCTCGACGCGATGATCCGTGGCGGCGGGCTGCCGTGGAACCTCACCTTCTCCTATGGCCGCGCCCTGCAGGCCGCGCCGCAGAAGGCGTGGTCGGGCAAGCCCGAGAACATCGCCGCCGGCCAGGCCGCTTTCACCCACCGCGCGAAGATGAACTACCTCGCCGCGCTCGGTCAGTGGACGCCGGAGATCGAGCAGAAGAAAGCGGCCTGA
- a CDS encoding phosphoglycerate kinase, with protein MSEASAFRTLDDADVAGKRVLVRVDLNVPVDAGKVTDDTRIQAVLPTIREIADKGGKVILLAHFGRPKGEDPALTLAPIAGEVASRLGKPVAFAPATIGPVAEAAVAALKPGEVLLLENTRFDKREEKNDPDFVAALAALGDLYVNDAFATAHRAHASTEGLAHTLPAFAGRCMQVEIEALAKALEAPERPVMAVVGGAKVSSKLELLGNLVAKVDMLVIGGGMANTFLAAQGKDVGKSLCEHDLAATALDILDKAKAAGCEVILPVDALAATEFKAHAAHRVASVDDIKADEMMLDAGPASAANVVVKLKAAKTVVWNGPFGAFELPPFDTATVAVAQAAADLTDAGELLSVAGGGDTVAALNHAGVAQRFTYVSTAGGAFLEWLEGKALPGVEALRR; from the coding sequence ATGAGCGAGGCATCCGCCTTCCGTACGCTCGACGACGCCGACGTCGCGGGCAAGCGCGTGCTCGTGCGCGTGGACCTCAACGTGCCGGTCGATGCCGGCAAGGTCACCGACGACACCCGCATCCAGGCCGTGCTGCCGACCATCCGCGAGATCGCGGACAAGGGCGGCAAGGTCATCCTGCTGGCCCATTTCGGCCGCCCCAAGGGCGAGGATCCGGCACTGACGCTGGCGCCCATCGCCGGCGAGGTCGCCTCCCGTCTCGGCAAGCCCGTCGCCTTCGCCCCGGCCACCATCGGCCCGGTCGCCGAGGCCGCCGTCGCCGCGCTCAAGCCGGGCGAGGTCCTGCTGCTGGAGAACACCCGCTTCGACAAGCGGGAAGAGAAGAACGACCCAGACTTCGTCGCCGCGCTCGCCGCGCTGGGCGATCTCTATGTCAACGATGCCTTCGCCACCGCCCACCGCGCCCACGCCTCCACCGAGGGCCTCGCCCACACGCTGCCGGCCTTTGCCGGACGCTGCATGCAGGTGGAGATCGAGGCGCTGGCCAAGGCGCTGGAAGCCCCCGAGCGCCCGGTCATGGCGGTCGTCGGCGGCGCCAAGGTGTCCTCCAAGCTCGAACTGCTCGGCAACCTCGTCGCCAAGGTCGACATGCTCGTCATCGGTGGCGGCATGGCCAACACCTTCCTTGCCGCCCAGGGCAAGGATGTCGGCAAATCGCTCTGCGAGCATGACCTTGCCGCCACGGCGCTGGACATCCTCGACAAGGCCAAGGCGGCCGGCTGCGAGGTGATCCTGCCGGTAGACGCGCTGGCGGCCACCGAGTTCAAGGCGCATGCGGCCCATCGTGTCGCCTCGGTCGACGACATCAAGGCCGACGAGATGATGCTCGACGCCGGCCCGGCCTCCGCCGCGAACGTCGTCGTCAAGCTCAAGGCGGCCAAGACCGTCGTGTGGAACGGCCCCTTCGGCGCCTTCGAGCTGCCGCCCTTCGACACCGCGACGGTCGCGGTGGCGCAGGCGGCGGCCGATCTGACGGATGCGGGCGAGCTGCTCTCGGTCGCCGGCGGCGGCGACACCGTTGCGGCCCTGAACCATGCCGGGGTGGCGCAGCGTTTCACCTATGTGTCCACCGCGGGCGGCGCCTTCCTCGAATGGCTCGAGGGCAAGGCGCTGCCGGGTGTCGAGGCGCTACGGCGCTAA
- the gap gene encoding type I glyceraldehyde-3-phosphate dehydrogenase: MTLKVAINGFGRIGRNVLRAIIESGRTDIEVVAINDLGPVETNAHLFRFDSVHGKFPGTVTVDGDTINVGRGPIKVTAVRNPAELPHTALGVDIALECTGIFTARDKAAAHLQAGAKRVVVSAPSDGADLTVVFGVNHDKLTKDHLVISNASCTTNCLAPVAKVLNDAVGIDHGFMTTIHSYTGDQPTLDTMHKDLYRARAAALSMIPTTTGAAKAVGLVLPELAGKLDGTSIRVPTPNVSVVDFKFVAKKTVTKEEINEAIKAAATSGPLKGVLGFTDQPNVSSDFNHDPHSSIFHLDQTKVLEGNFVRVLSWYDNEWGFSNRMSDTAVALGKLI, translated from the coding sequence ATGACGCTCAAGGTTGCCATCAACGGTTTCGGACGCATTGGCCGGAACGTTCTTCGCGCCATCATTGAATCCGGCCGCACGGACATCGAGGTGGTCGCCATCAACGATCTCGGCCCGGTCGAGACGAATGCCCACCTCTTCCGCTTCGACAGCGTCCACGGGAAGTTTCCCGGCACCGTGACCGTCGACGGCGACACTATCAATGTGGGCCGCGGCCCGATCAAGGTCACCGCCGTCCGCAACCCGGCGGAGCTGCCGCACACCGCACTCGGCGTGGACATCGCGCTTGAGTGCACCGGCATCTTCACCGCCCGCGACAAGGCCGCCGCCCATCTCCAGGCCGGCGCCAAGCGGGTCGTGGTCTCCGCCCCGTCCGACGGCGCCGACCTGACCGTCGTGTTCGGCGTGAACCACGACAAGCTGACCAAGGATCACCTGGTCATCTCCAACGCGTCCTGCACCACCAATTGCCTCGCGCCGGTGGCCAAGGTGCTGAACGACGCGGTCGGCATCGACCACGGCTTCATGACGACGATCCATTCCTACACGGGCGACCAGCCGACGCTGGACACCATGCACAAGGATCTCTACCGCGCCCGCGCCGCGGCGCTGTCGATGATCCCGACCACGACGGGCGCCGCCAAGGCGGTGGGCCTCGTGCTCCCCGAGCTCGCCGGCAAGCTGGACGGCACCTCGATCCGCGTGCCGACCCCGAACGTCTCGGTGGTCGACTTCAAGTTCGTCGCCAAGAAGACGGTGACGAAGGAAGAGATCAACGAGGCGATCAAGGCCGCCGCGACCTCCGGGCCGCTGAAGGGCGTGCTCGGCTTCACCGACCAGCCGAACGTCTCCTCGGACTTCAACCACGACCCGCATTCCTCGATCTTCCACCTCGACCAGACCAAGGTGCTGGAAGGCAATTTCGTCCGGGTGCTGTCCTGGTACGATAATGAATGGGGCTTCTCCAACCGCATGTCGGACACGGCGGTTGCCCTCGGCAAGCTGATCTGA
- the tkt gene encoding transketolase, which produces MSNREKHDRMANAIRALSMDAVQAANSGHPGMPMGMADVATVLFGKVLKFDPTDPHWADRDRFILSAGHGSMLLYSLLYLTGYEGMTIDDIKNFRQLGSRTPGHPEYGHTVGVETTTGPLGQGIATSVGFALAERMLAAQFGSDLVDHYTYVIAGDGCLMEGISEEAIEIAGRQKLNKLIVLWDDNHITIDGPTSLSVATDQLARFEASGWEATRVDGHDPDAIFAAIERAKASDKPSLIACRTTIGFGAPNKQGTNGVHGAPLGAAEIAATREALGWNYDPFVIPSDVLDAWRLAGLRSRQAHKAWNERLGAADLEKRGEFERRIRGELPSKLGEAVSGVIAKARADGSAVATRKSSEITLEALTAALPEMVGGSADLTHSNNTKTKATSVYVEPPKYDGRYVNWGIREHGMAAAMNGIALHGGFIPYGGTFLVFSDYCRPSIRMAALMGVRVVYVFTHDSIGVGEDGPTHQPVEQIAALRAIPNLLVFRPCDTVETAEAWKLALEHKTGPTVLALTRQNLPLLRTDAGNERCLTARGAYELVAASDDAKVSLFASGSEVSMAVAAREQLEAQGIPTRVVSVPSFELFLNQPEESRRQVVGKAPVKIAIEAAIRQGWDAIVGSDAAFVGMHGFGASGPAPEVYAHFGITVEGVVATALSRLKG; this is translated from the coding sequence ATGTCGAACCGCGAAAAGCACGACCGCATGGCAAACGCCATCCGGGCCCTTTCGATGGATGCCGTCCAAGCCGCCAATTCCGGCCATCCCGGCATGCCCATGGGCATGGCCGATGTCGCCACCGTCCTGTTCGGCAAGGTGCTGAAGTTCGATCCGACCGACCCGCACTGGGCGGATCGTGACCGCTTCATTCTCTCTGCCGGCCACGGCTCGATGCTTCTCTACTCGCTGCTGTATCTCACCGGCTACGAAGGGATGACGATCGACGACATCAAGAACTTCCGCCAGCTCGGCTCGCGCACGCCCGGTCACCCGGAATATGGCCACACGGTCGGCGTCGAGACGACCACCGGCCCGCTCGGCCAGGGCATCGCCACCTCGGTCGGCTTCGCGCTCGCCGAGCGCATGCTGGCGGCGCAGTTCGGCTCCGATCTCGTCGACCACTACACCTATGTGATCGCCGGCGATGGCTGCCTGATGGAAGGCATCTCGGAAGAAGCCATCGAGATCGCCGGCCGCCAGAAGCTGAACAAGCTGATCGTGCTGTGGGACGACAACCACATCACCATTGACGGCCCGACCTCGCTCTCCGTCGCGACCGACCAGCTCGCCCGCTTCGAGGCTTCGGGCTGGGAAGCCACCCGCGTCGACGGCCACGATCCGGACGCCATCTTCGCCGCCATCGAGCGCGCCAAGGCCAGCGACAAGCCCTCGCTGATCGCCTGCCGCACCACGATCGGCTTCGGCGCCCCGAACAAGCAGGGCACCAACGGCGTGCACGGCGCCCCGCTCGGCGCCGCCGAGATCGCCGCTACCCGCGAGGCGCTCGGCTGGAACTACGACCCCTTCGTTATCCCGAGCGACGTGCTCGACGCCTGGCGCCTTGCCGGCCTGCGCTCGCGTCAGGCGCACAAGGCGTGGAACGAGCGCCTAGGCGCGGCCGACCTGGAAAAGCGGGGCGAGTTCGAGCGCCGCATCCGTGGCGAGCTGCCCTCCAAGCTCGGCGAGGCGGTCTCCGGCGTGATCGCCAAGGCGCGGGCCGACGGCAGCGCGGTGGCGACCCGCAAGTCGTCCGAGATCACGCTCGAGGCGCTCACCGCGGCGCTGCCGGAAATGGTGGGCGGCTCGGCCGACCTCACCCATTCCAACAACACCAAGACCAAGGCCACCTCGGTCTATGTCGAGCCGCCGAAATATGACGGCCGCTATGTGAACTGGGGTATCCGCGAGCACGGCATGGCGGCGGCGATGAACGGCATCGCCCTGCATGGCGGCTTCATCCCCTATGGCGGCACCTTCCTGGTGTTCTCCGACTATTGCCGCCCCTCGATCCGTATGGCCGCGCTGATGGGCGTGCGCGTCGTCTATGTCTTCACGCATGATTCGATCGGCGTGGGCGAGGACGGCCCGACCCACCAGCCGGTCGAGCAGATCGCCGCGCTGCGCGCCATCCCGAACCTCCTCGTCTTCCGTCCCTGCGACACGGTGGAGACGGCCGAGGCGTGGAAGCTGGCGCTGGAGCACAAGACCGGCCCGACCGTGCTGGCGCTAACCCGCCAGAACCTGCCGCTGCTGCGCACCGATGCCGGCAATGAGCGCTGCCTCACCGCGCGCGGCGCCTATGAGCTGGTCGCGGCGTCCGACGACGCCAAGGTCTCGCTCTTCGCTTCCGGCTCGGAAGTCTCCATGGCGGTCGCCGCGCGCGAGCAGCTGGAAGCCCAGGGCATCCCGACCCGCGTGGTCTCGGTGCCCTCCTTCGAGCTGTTCCTCAACCAGCCGGAGGAGAGCCGCCGGCAGGTGGTCGGCAAGGCGCCGGTGAAGATCGCGATCGAGGCGGCCATCCGGCAGGGCTGGGACGCCATCGTCGGCTCCGACGCGGCCTTCGTCGGCATGCACGGCTTCGGCGCCTCGGGGCCGGCGCCGGAAGTCTACGCCCATTTCGGCATCACCGTGGAAGGCGTCGTCGCCACCGCGCTGAGCCGTCTGAAGGGCTGA
- a CDS encoding DUF4164 domain-containing protein yields MNPPAAPSGPLEAALRRFDGAVDALEAAIQRRLEVERQEAALAQQLHILGADRSRLADALDGAQARAVQLEGANDEVSRRLGSAMETIRAVLAAQQR; encoded by the coding sequence ATGAACCCGCCGGCTGCCCCTTCCGGGCCCCTCGAGGCCGCCCTGCGCCGCTTCGACGGCGCCGTCGATGCTCTGGAGGCGGCGATCCAGCGCCGGCTCGAAGTCGAGCGCCAGGAGGCCGCGTTGGCCCAGCAGCTCCACATTCTCGGCGCCGACCGCTCACGCCTCGCCGACGCGCTCGACGGCGCGCAGGCCCGTGCCGTGCAGCTCGAAGGCGCCAATGACGAGGTCTCGCGCCGCCTCGGCAGCGCGATGGAAACCATTCGCGCGGTGCTGGCCGCGCAGCAGCGCTGA
- a CDS encoding cell division protein ZapA, whose translation MAHVTVTIGGRAYRMACDDGQEDHLTRLGVEVDQRIDQLREAFGEIGDQRLSVMAAITLADELSEARRRLREVEKDAAAERVAREAASRRLGEAEAQLAGTILTAAERLEQLARELGPSPSGGVGMG comes from the coding sequence ATGGCCCACGTCACCGTCACCATCGGCGGGCGCGCCTACCGCATGGCCTGCGACGACGGCCAGGAGGACCATCTCACGCGCCTCGGCGTCGAGGTCGACCAGCGCATCGACCAGCTGCGCGAGGCCTTTGGCGAGATCGGCGACCAGCGGCTCAGCGTCATGGCGGCGATCACGCTGGCGGACGAGTTGAGCGAGGCGCGCCGGCGCCTGCGCGAGGTGGAGAAGGACGCGGCGGCCGAGCGCGTGGCGCGCGAGGCGGCCTCCCGCCGGCTCGGTGAGGCCGAAGCGCAGCTCGCCGGCACTATCCTTACCGCCGCCGAAAGGCTGGAACAGCTCGCCCGCGAACTGGGGCCGAGCCCGTCCGGTGGCGTCGGCATGGGATAA
- a CDS encoding inositol monophosphatase family protein, translating to MIRSPLMTVMIQAVRKAGRSLVRDFGEVENLQVSLKGPADFVSNADRKAERILQEELSKARPNFGFILEESGDIDGSDESHRWIIDPLDGTTNFLHGIPLFAISVGLARDGVPVAGVIYNPVTDEMFIAEKGAGAFMNERRIRVAARRSLSESVISCGLPHMGRGDFAQFGREYAAIAPRVSGLRRTGAAALDLAWVAAGRFDGFWERGLSPWDMAAGIVIVREAGGYVSDLDDADKMLAKGDIIVGNETIRRDLLALLRKA from the coding sequence ATGATCCGTTCGCCCCTCATGACCGTCATGATCCAGGCTGTCCGCAAGGCCGGACGCTCGCTCGTGCGCGATTTCGGCGAGGTGGAGAACCTTCAGGTTTCGCTCAAGGGCCCGGCGGATTTCGTCTCCAACGCCGACCGCAAGGCCGAGCGCATCCTGCAGGAGGAGCTCTCCAAGGCCCGGCCGAATTTCGGCTTCATCCTCGAGGAGAGCGGCGACATTGATGGCTCCGACGAGAGCCACCGCTGGATCATCGACCCGCTCGACGGCACCACCAATTTCCTGCACGGCATCCCGCTCTTCGCCATCTCGGTCGGGCTGGCCCGCGACGGCGTTCCGGTGGCGGGCGTCATCTACAATCCCGTCACCGACGAGATGTTCATCGCCGAGAAGGGCGCCGGCGCTTTCATGAATGAGCGCCGCATCCGCGTCGCGGCGCGCCGGAGCCTGTCGGAATCGGTGATCTCCTGCGGCCTGCCGCATATGGGCCGGGGCGATTTCGCCCAGTTCGGCCGTGAGTATGCCGCGATTGCCCCGCGCGTTTCCGGTCTGCGCCGCACCGGGGCGGCTGCGCTCGATCTTGCCTGGGTCGCCGCCGGCCGTTTCGATGGCTTCTGGGAGCGTGGTCTCAGCCCGTGGGACATGGCGGCGGGCATCGTCATCGTCCGCGAAGCGGGCGGCTATGTGAGCGACCTCGACGATGCCGACAAGATGCTCGCCAAGGGCGACATCATCGTCGGCAATGAGACCATAAGGCGCGATCTGCTGGCCCTTCTGCGCAAGGCCTGA